In Sphaeramia orbicularis chromosome 3, fSphaOr1.1, whole genome shotgun sequence, a genomic segment contains:
- the dync1li2 gene encoding cytoplasmic dynein 1 light intermediate chain 2 isoform X1: MAPVLEKQLPGAAGAGDNNNEEEEGQNLWSSILSEVSTRSNSKLPSGKNILVFGEDGSGKTTLMAKLQGADHNKRGRGLEYLYLNVHDEDRDDLTRCNVWILDGDLYHKGLLKFAVSAQSLPDCLAVFVADMSRPWTIMESLKKWASVLRDHVDKLKIPPEDMRELEQKMVKAFQEYTEPEEATPSSPQRRATTAGEDEAVVLPLGDNTLTHNLGIPVLIVCTKCDAVSVLEKEHDYREEHFDFIQSHIRRFCLHYGAGLIYTSVKEEKNLDLLYKYVVHKMYDFQFTTPALVVEKDAVFIPSGWDNEKKIGILHENFTTVRPEDPFEDFITKPPVRKLVHDKEINAEDEQVFLMKQQSLLAKQPATPTRGATESPGRTASGSPRPAGRAGQPNVTSGSPMASVKKPDPNMKAGAANEGVLANFFNSLLSKKTGAPGSPGAGAVGAGVQGSAKKTGQKPGLTDVQAELDRMTRKQDSMVSANNIPPPTENEA, translated from the exons ATGGCTCCCGTTCTGGAGAAACAGCTCCCGGGCGCAGCTGGGGCAGGCGACAATAACAACGAAGAGGAAGAAGGACAAAACCTCTG GTCTTCAATACTGAGTGAAGTTTCAACTAGATCAAATTCAAAGTTGCCATCAGGGAAAAATATCCTGGTATTTG GTGAGGATGGATCAGGAAAAACGACACTTATGGCCAAACTTCAAGGAGCGGATCACAACAAGAGAGGGAGGGGATTAGAATATCTGTACTTAAATGTCCATGACGAGGACAGAGATG ACCTTACACGATGTAACGTGTGGATTCTGGACGGAGATCTGTACCACAAAGGCCTGCTCAAGTTTGCTGTTTCAGCTCAGTCACTACCTGACTGTCTAGCTGTGTTTGTTGCGGATATGTCACGGCCGTGGACCATTATGGAGTCACTGAAGAAGTGGGCTAGTGTGCTACGTGACCATGTAGACAAACTCAAGATCCCTCCTGAGGACATGAGAGAATTGGAGCAGAAAA tggtaAAAGCGTTTCAAGAGTACACAGAACCAGAGGAAGCCACCCCATCTTCCCCACAGAGACGGGCCACAACAGCAGGAGAAGACGAGGCCGTTGTGCTGCCACTTGGCGACAATACACTCACACACAACCTGGGCATTCCAGTGCTAATAGTTTGCACAAAG TGTGACGCAGTCAGCGTATTGGAGAAGGAGCATGACTACAGAGAGGAACACTTCGATTTCATCCAATCCCACATCAGGCGATTTTGCTTACACT ATGGAGCTGGCCTGATCTACACCTCAGTCAAAGAGGAGAAGAACTTGGATCTGCTTTACAAATATGTAGTTCATAAAATGTATGACTTCCAGTTCACCACACCTGCCTTAGTGGTGGAGAAGGATGCAGTGTTCAT TCCATCTGGATGGGATAATGAAAAGAAAATTGGAATATTGCATGAAAACTTTACAACAGTCAGACCAGAGGATCCATTTGAAGACTTTATCACAAAGCCTCCAGTACGAAAG CTGGTTCATGATAAAGAGATAAATGCAGAAGATGAGCAGGTCTTCCTGATGAAGCAACAG TCATTGTTAGCAAAGCAGCCAGCCACACCAACAAGAGGAGCAACA GAGTCTCCAGGGCGGACAGCTTCAGGTTCCCCCAGGCCTGCAGGTCGTGCTGGACAACCAAACGTGACAAGCGGTTCACCAATGGCTTCTGTCAAAAAGCCTGATCCCAATATGAAAG CAGGGGCAGCCAACGAGGGAGTGCTGGCTAACTTCTTCAACAGTCTGCTGAGTAAAAAGACTGGAGCCCCAGGAAGCCCAGGAGCTGGAGCTGTAGGAGCTGGAGTACAAGGGTCCGCCAAGAAAACAG GGCAGAAGCCGGGTTTGACTGATGTCCAGGCTGAGTTGGACCGGATGACTCGCAAACAAGACTCCATGGTTTCAGCTAACAACATACCACCGCCGACAGAGAACGAAGCGTGA
- the dync1li2 gene encoding cytoplasmic dynein 1 light intermediate chain 2 isoform X2 yields MAPVLEKQLPGAAGAGDNNNEEEEGQNLWSSILSEVSTRSNSKLPSGKNILVFGEDGSGKTTLMAKLQGADHNKRGRGLEYLYLNVHDEDRDDLTRCNVWILDGDLYHKGLLKFAVSAQSLPDCLAVFVADMSRPWTIMESLKKWASVLRDHVDKLKIPPEDMRELEQKMVKAFQEYTEPEEATPSSPQRRATTAGEDEAVVLPLGDNTLTHNLGIPVLIVCTKCDAVSVLEKEHDYREEHFDFIQSHIRRFCLHYGAGLIYTSVKEEKNLDLLYKYVVHKMYDFQFTTPALVVEKDAVFIPSGWDNEKKIGILHENFTTVRPEDPFEDFITKPPVRKLVHDKEINAEDEQVFLMKQQSLLAKQPATPTRGATESPGRTASGSPRPAGRAGQPNVTSGSPMASVKKPDPNMKAGAANEGVLANFFNSLLSKKTGAPGSPGAGAVGAGVQGSAKKTEAGFD; encoded by the exons ATGGCTCCCGTTCTGGAGAAACAGCTCCCGGGCGCAGCTGGGGCAGGCGACAATAACAACGAAGAGGAAGAAGGACAAAACCTCTG GTCTTCAATACTGAGTGAAGTTTCAACTAGATCAAATTCAAAGTTGCCATCAGGGAAAAATATCCTGGTATTTG GTGAGGATGGATCAGGAAAAACGACACTTATGGCCAAACTTCAAGGAGCGGATCACAACAAGAGAGGGAGGGGATTAGAATATCTGTACTTAAATGTCCATGACGAGGACAGAGATG ACCTTACACGATGTAACGTGTGGATTCTGGACGGAGATCTGTACCACAAAGGCCTGCTCAAGTTTGCTGTTTCAGCTCAGTCACTACCTGACTGTCTAGCTGTGTTTGTTGCGGATATGTCACGGCCGTGGACCATTATGGAGTCACTGAAGAAGTGGGCTAGTGTGCTACGTGACCATGTAGACAAACTCAAGATCCCTCCTGAGGACATGAGAGAATTGGAGCAGAAAA tggtaAAAGCGTTTCAAGAGTACACAGAACCAGAGGAAGCCACCCCATCTTCCCCACAGAGACGGGCCACAACAGCAGGAGAAGACGAGGCCGTTGTGCTGCCACTTGGCGACAATACACTCACACACAACCTGGGCATTCCAGTGCTAATAGTTTGCACAAAG TGTGACGCAGTCAGCGTATTGGAGAAGGAGCATGACTACAGAGAGGAACACTTCGATTTCATCCAATCCCACATCAGGCGATTTTGCTTACACT ATGGAGCTGGCCTGATCTACACCTCAGTCAAAGAGGAGAAGAACTTGGATCTGCTTTACAAATATGTAGTTCATAAAATGTATGACTTCCAGTTCACCACACCTGCCTTAGTGGTGGAGAAGGATGCAGTGTTCAT TCCATCTGGATGGGATAATGAAAAGAAAATTGGAATATTGCATGAAAACTTTACAACAGTCAGACCAGAGGATCCATTTGAAGACTTTATCACAAAGCCTCCAGTACGAAAG CTGGTTCATGATAAAGAGATAAATGCAGAAGATGAGCAGGTCTTCCTGATGAAGCAACAG TCATTGTTAGCAAAGCAGCCAGCCACACCAACAAGAGGAGCAACA GAGTCTCCAGGGCGGACAGCTTCAGGTTCCCCCAGGCCTGCAGGTCGTGCTGGACAACCAAACGTGACAAGCGGTTCACCAATGGCTTCTGTCAAAAAGCCTGATCCCAATATGAAAG CAGGGGCAGCCAACGAGGGAGTGCTGGCTAACTTCTTCAACAGTCTGCTGAGTAAAAAGACTGGAGCCCCAGGAAGCCCAGGAGCTGGAGCTGTAGGAGCTGGAGTACAAGGGTCCGCCAAGAAAACAG AAGCCGGGTTTGACTGA
- the LOC115416972 gene encoding protein TsetseEP isoform X2 gives MGGKLSKKKKGYDVSDPKEAKAEAAAAAAAITAQESAKVEDAALPTEAALKAEAGNVVEEAVGSAVAAVNEAAGVSEEPKPAAPEEPAPATAEKAAPVEEPVAAAEAAAPVSEEPVAVPEAAPEVEPVAAPVELPEASAAVEEKLEPAAVEELVTSDAQPESAAAPVELPTEEPVIAQESVPEPEVVSASAEGVPDTTPEPIPETVTEAPAIVEETVVSATVPEPEPVAAVEPVLEQAPEPEQAPIPEQVPEPEPEPEPEQAPEPEPEPEQAPEPEPEPEEAPVSEPEPEQAPEPEPEPEQAPEPEPEPEPEPEPALEPEVEKVPEPEEVTEPEPEQKADTSEPPAEERVEEPEPESKVTSSDNAEVVIGEAEAPEVLTAGEETPTECQLVEEETVATKVSGTEAAEPEVGEPVPEIVISESASGNNGESEEVPQASVEEVPSPEPVAETEIENGELESPCPTEDVVAVDALPAVNGECAESPASTTTETEECVNGSESPEETPINKEQCDLKKDASLSGGVQEVPDAVPDMVEAVSTEISQAV, from the exons ATGGGAGGCAAATTGAGCAAGAAGAAGAAGGGATATGATGTGAGTGACCCTAAGGAGGCAAAGGCTGaagctgcagcagcagcagcagctattACTGCACAGGAGTCGGCTAAAGTGGAGGATGCTGCCCTGCCCACAGAAGCAGCTTTGAAAGCTGAGGCAGGCAATGTGGTTGAGGAGGCTGTGGGCTCAGCTGTGGCAGCAGTAAACGAAGCTGCAGGAGTTTCAGAAGAGCCAAAACCAGCAGCTCCAGAAGAACCAGCTCCTGCAACTGCAGAGAAAGCTGCTCCAGTAGAG GAACCAGTTgctgcagcagaagcagcagctcCAGTATCAGAGGAACCAGTTGCTGTACCAGAGGCAGCTCCAGAAGTAGAACCCGTTGCAGCTCCAGTAGAACTCCCAGAGGCATCAGCAGCAGTAGAGGAAAAACTAGAGCCTGCAGCTGTTGAGGAACTTGTAACAAGTGATGCTCAACCTGAATCAGCAGCTGCTCCTGTGGAACTCCCCACTGAAGAACCTGTGATAGCTCAAGAGTCTGTCCCAGAACCAGAGGTTGTTTCTGCCAGTGCAGAGGGAGTGCCTGACACTACACCAGAACCCATTCCAGAGACTGTTACTGAGGCACCGGCCATTGTGGAAGAGACAGTGGTGTCTGCTACTGTCCCTGAACCTGAGCCAGTGGCAGCTGTAGAGCCAGTGCTAGAACAAGCTCCAGAACCAGAGCAAGCACCTATACCAGAGCAagttccagaaccagaaccagaaccagagccagagcaagcaccagaaccagaacctgagcCAGAGCaagcaccagaaccagaacctgaaccagagGAAGCGCCGGTGTCAGAGCCTGAGCCAGAGCAAGCGCCTGAGCCAGAACCTGAGCCAGAGCAAgcaccagagccagagccagagccagaacctGAGCCAGAGCCAGCACTGGAGCCAGAAGTAGAAAAAGTACCTGAGCCAGAGGAAGTAACAGAGCCAGAACCTGAGCAAAAGGCAGATACAAGTGAACCTCCAGCAGAGGAGAGGGTAGAGGAACCAGAGCCAGAAAGCAAAGTAACTTCATCTGACAATGCAGAAGTCGTGATTGGAGAAGCAGAAGCACCTGAAGTCTTGACTGCAGGAGAGGAGACCCCCACTGAATGTCAGCTTGTAGAGGAAGAAACTGTTGCAACAAAAGTCTCTGGGACTGAGGCAGCTGAGCCGGAAGTAGGAGAACCTGTTCCAGAGATCGTCATCTCAGAGTCTGCCTCTGGAAATAATGGTGAGTCTGAAGAGGTACCCCAAGCCTCTGTGGAAGAGGTGCCCAGCCCAGAGCCTGTGGCAGAAACCGAGATTGAAAATGGAGAATTAGAGAGCCCTTGTCCTACAGAGGATGTGGTAGCCGTAGACGCACTCCCAGCGGTGAATGGAGAGTGTGCAGAATCTCCTGCCAGCACTACCACAGAGACAGAGGAATGTGTTAATGGTAGTGAAAGCCCAGAGGAAACACCTATCAACAAAGAGCAGTGTGACTTAAAAAAGGACGCAAGTCTAAGTGGGGGTGTCCAGGAGGTTCCTGATGCAGTGCCTGACATGGTGGAGGCTGTCAGCACTGAGATCAGCCAGGCAGTCTGA
- the LOC115416972 gene encoding protein TsetseEP isoform X1, whose product MGGKLSKKKKGYDVSDPKEAKAEAAAAAAAITAQESAKVEDAALPTEAALKAEAGNVVEEAVGSAVAAVNEAAGVSEEPKPAAPEEPAPATAEKAAPVEEPVAAAEVAAPVSEEPVAAAEAAAPVSEEPVAVPEAAPEVEPVAAPVELPEASAAVEEKLEPAAVEELVTSDAQPESAAAPVELPTEEPVIAQESVPEPEVVSASAEGVPDTTPEPIPETVTEAPAIVEETVVSATVPEPEPVAAVEPVLEQAPEPEQAPIPEQVPEPEPEPEPEQAPEPEPEPEQAPEPEPEPEEAPVSEPEPEQAPEPEPEPEQAPEPEPEPEPEPEPALEPEVEKVPEPEEVTEPEPEQKADTSEPPAEERVEEPEPESKVTSSDNAEVVIGEAEAPEVLTAGEETPTECQLVEEETVATKVSGTEAAEPEVGEPVPEIVISESASGNNGESEEVPQASVEEVPSPEPVAETEIENGELESPCPTEDVVAVDALPAVNGECAESPASTTTETEECVNGSESPEETPINKEQCDLKKDASLSGGVQEVPDAVPDMVEAVSTEISQAV is encoded by the coding sequence ATGGGAGGCAAATTGAGCAAGAAGAAGAAGGGATATGATGTGAGTGACCCTAAGGAGGCAAAGGCTGaagctgcagcagcagcagcagctattACTGCACAGGAGTCGGCTAAAGTGGAGGATGCTGCCCTGCCCACAGAAGCAGCTTTGAAAGCTGAGGCAGGCAATGTGGTTGAGGAGGCTGTGGGCTCAGCTGTGGCAGCAGTAAACGAAGCTGCAGGAGTTTCAGAAGAGCCAAAACCAGCAGCTCCAGAAGAACCAGCTCCTGCAACTGCAGAGAAAGCTGCTCCAGTAGAGGAACCAGTTGCTGCAGCAGAAGTAGCAGCTCCAGTATCAGAGGAACCAGTTgctgcagcagaagcagcagctcCAGTATCAGAGGAACCAGTTGCTGTACCAGAGGCAGCTCCAGAAGTAGAACCCGTTGCAGCTCCAGTAGAACTCCCAGAGGCATCAGCAGCAGTAGAGGAAAAACTAGAGCCTGCAGCTGTTGAGGAACTTGTAACAAGTGATGCTCAACCTGAATCAGCAGCTGCTCCTGTGGAACTCCCCACTGAAGAACCTGTGATAGCTCAAGAGTCTGTCCCAGAACCAGAGGTTGTTTCTGCCAGTGCAGAGGGAGTGCCTGACACTACACCAGAACCCATTCCAGAGACTGTTACTGAGGCACCGGCCATTGTGGAAGAGACAGTGGTGTCTGCTACTGTCCCTGAACCTGAGCCAGTGGCAGCTGTAGAGCCAGTGCTAGAACAAGCTCCAGAACCAGAGCAAGCACCTATACCAGAGCAagttccagaaccagaaccagaaccagagccagagcaagcaccagaaccagaacctgagcCAGAGCaagcaccagaaccagaacctgaaccagagGAAGCGCCGGTGTCAGAGCCTGAGCCAGAGCAAGCGCCTGAGCCAGAACCTGAGCCAGAGCAAgcaccagagccagagccagagccagaacctGAGCCAGAGCCAGCACTGGAGCCAGAAGTAGAAAAAGTACCTGAGCCAGAGGAAGTAACAGAGCCAGAACCTGAGCAAAAGGCAGATACAAGTGAACCTCCAGCAGAGGAGAGGGTAGAGGAACCAGAGCCAGAAAGCAAAGTAACTTCATCTGACAATGCAGAAGTCGTGATTGGAGAAGCAGAAGCACCTGAAGTCTTGACTGCAGGAGAGGAGACCCCCACTGAATGTCAGCTTGTAGAGGAAGAAACTGTTGCAACAAAAGTCTCTGGGACTGAGGCAGCTGAGCCGGAAGTAGGAGAACCTGTTCCAGAGATCGTCATCTCAGAGTCTGCCTCTGGAAATAATGGTGAGTCTGAAGAGGTACCCCAAGCCTCTGTGGAAGAGGTGCCCAGCCCAGAGCCTGTGGCAGAAACCGAGATTGAAAATGGAGAATTAGAGAGCCCTTGTCCTACAGAGGATGTGGTAGCCGTAGACGCACTCCCAGCGGTGAATGGAGAGTGTGCAGAATCTCCTGCCAGCACTACCACAGAGACAGAGGAATGTGTTAATGGTAGTGAAAGCCCAGAGGAAACACCTATCAACAAAGAGCAGTGTGACTTAAAAAAGGACGCAAGTCTAAGTGGGGGTGTCCAGGAGGTTCCTGATGCAGTGCCTGACATGGTGGAGGCTGTCAGCACTGAGATCAGCCAGGCAGTCTGA